CCTTGGGTGTCCTATGAATATGTCATGGTCAGGTACGCTACACGTTATACCACGGAGGCTCATGGAATGTACGAGTGAGAATCAATACATGCGCAACAGTTACGAGTAACTTTCCCTTAATATTGTGTAACAAAAAGCGACTCACCACTTATAAGGTAACCATCTGGGGTGACCTGCAGGAACTTAAGGTCGAAGTGAGTGACGTCCTTCTCGCCGAAACCTTCGAGGTCGGTGCCTCCCATTGTCTCCTTTACCAGCTCTCGGTCCAAATCAGGGTACGACACAGACTTCTTCCCGTGGCGCGCCAAACACAGGATCACTACTACCAACACTGTGGATAAAAAAGTTTCCTAAGTTGCCTGCAAGTGCTGATGAGTTGAGTCTAGGTCTTCGAAAGGTGCATCACAAAAGTAACTTATGGATCTGGATGAAACGTAAATCAGTGAACGACTTATACTTTGGACAAGATAATCAGACTAGTCAAGAGAGATCGAGACCATTAATTTCAATCTTACAGCAACAATTAGTGATACTGGGAAGGACTATCATGACCTGGGGAAATGTGGGGTAGCACTGAGTAAAATACCTCTAAAAATGAACTTAAGAATTCATCTAATTTCCCTTACCAATATCGATCTAACTTAATTTCTAtagcatttgaaaaaaaaaaatgtgattatcatcatgaagGGGAATTCACTTGCTAAAAGGTTTGTTCGCTATGTTTACTGTGGTCGCAAATTGTATTTACATCCTCAAGCGGTTAATATGGCGGAAGGAAAAGGAATCTTTTTTGTTGTACTTCGAATATAATACCAGAAATTAACGTACTTCTTAACTCCTTGGTGATCTTAGATGAGACAGTCATATTTACCCTGAACATCATAGTcctcttcattatcatttatcgttCACAGTAGAAATTATTAAGTTTCCACTCATGCTCCCTTGGTCTTACTCACTTCTACTAAGTATGTAATAGATTCCATTTGACATGCTTTTCATGCAATTCAGTTATATATGCGATCCCCTAAAATGAAACGATTCATTGAAGAAGTTTCTAATTTAGATATAAGACTTCGAAATTTCTACATTTTAGTTCTGGTCTATCAAACAGTCTCCATAGGTAAAGCATAGCAATGATTTTGACCAAATCTTACTTTAAGGATAAATTCTATGAATTCTTTTGTATAACAAATATCGTCTGAAATAAGCTACAGATAGATGCCAGACTGGAATAGCATTAACATAGAAGATCCATACTTCAAACACCAACAAAACTTACATAGGAGGCACAGCAAGCTGgcgaggatgataatgatggactGTTGGCCAAGCACAACTCTGGAGGTCCTGGGGGCGTCGCATGGCTGGAAAGTCTGTTTGCTGAAGTCTGTGGCGTTAAGATCGTATAGTTGGTCATTATGACGCAATTCCAAGACACACCCGCTGAATGGGTAGACGGTTGGAGGCGTCAAAGTCCAGCTGTAGGAAGACGCCAGTTGAGGGAAACTCACCATTGCTGCAACTCCACCAATCTGTAAGGGTCCTTGAACGTTGAGCAAATGACTAGGACTGCTAGTAAGCCTAGGTAAAGGTAAGGACTTCTTGCATGGCTCTAGGTTCTCCAGGGTCACGTTGATTCCACAGTCAGTGACTTCAGCAGTGACACCGTTCTTATTCCATGTGATGATATACTCAAATGCTCGCTCCATGTTGGACTCAATTGGGATGGAAATATTCAGTGTCCCTGTTCCTAGGTCAAGGTAGGTTTCGACCACCCAGCTGTGAAGTACGACGTACAAGAAATCTCGAGGGTATCCTGGCCAGGGGCTAGTGACCGTTGGTCCCATGTACAGTAGAACGCCGCTTTGGTCATTAGTCTCAAATGTCACAGAGAGGGACGAGTATTCACAGACTGTCAAAGGTTCATACCAGGCAAAACCTCTCTCGAACCTGGCTGTCAGCAGCTCACAGCGTGGGCCGTAGTTACTACCATCCAAACAGTCACAGGTTAGTGTGTTATTGCTTACAGAACACGTCCCGCCGTTGAAGCAAAACCCAGAGAAGCAAACAGATGGAAGGGGTTCCAATGCTCCACAGTCGCAGGCATAGTCATCGGCGATGTCCACTCCAACGATTGTGACCGTATCGCTGAAGACGACAAGGGGTGAGGTGAGATTAGGCCGCATTGTATGCTGGCAACTGTTGGTGCCACAGGGTGACGTGTCCTCGTAGAGACAAGCGTTGATGTCCACAAGGGGTATATCCACCCCCAGGGCCTCGGACACCTGTATAAAAGCACAAGATGGTAAGATATGTTAGATCTTTATTAAAATTGTATGGTAGACACTAAACAAAGAACACACAAATAAAGaaaacatgaggataaaagagaGGAAAACAAATAATTGGAATGACACAAACGctaacaaaacacacaaacagccCACCGGATCAATCCATAACCAAACAAAGGTATACATTCACGTACAAACCAGAACGCGCAAAGAACGCGCTTCCCAATCTTATCCTATGAAGGAGAGTTGCAAAAAATACTCACCTGTTGTCTTCTTCTCAGCATCACTCCGTCAAGTCGGGCTGCTGTGTAGTAAGGGGAGCCATGACAATTGTAACGTACGTCCACGTTTCTTCCCCCAACGTCCTTCAGCGCGAACACATCAACCTGTGACTCAGGGATGATGTGGATCCTCGCGATCTGCTTCTTAAGTCGCTCGTACAGGCTAGTCCCCGAGGAACCCGGCTGGTTGGGAGAggccgggatatatatatatatatatatatatatatatatatatatatatatatatatatatatatatatatatatatatatatatatatatatatatatatattttatatatatatatatatatatatatatatatatatatatatatatatatatatatattttttttcttttcttttttttttcctttgtcgctgtctcccgcgtttgcgaggtagcgcaaggaaacagacgaaagaaatggccaaacccacccccatacgcatgtatatacatacgtccacacacgcaaatacacatacctacacagctttccatggtttaccccagacgcttcacatgccctgattcaatccactgacagcacgtcaaccccggtataccgcatcgatccaattcacactattccttgcccgcctttcaccctcctgcatgttcaggccccgatcacacaaaatctttttcactccatctttccacctccaatttggtctccctcttctcctcgttccctccacctccgacacatatatcctcttggtcaatctttcctcactcattctctccatgtgcccaaaccatttcaaaacaccctcttctgctctctcaaccacgctctttatatttccacacatctctcttaccattacgttacttactcgatcaaaccacctcacaccacacattgtcctcaaacatctcatttccagcacatccatcctcctgcgcacaactctatccatagtcgacgcctcgcaaccatac
This portion of the Panulirus ornatus isolate Po-2019 chromosome 4, ASM3632096v1, whole genome shotgun sequence genome encodes:
- the LOC139764758 gene encoding DE-cadherin-like, which gives rise to MVIGAVHVTDEDDHDRQDKTFGVDASTSPEVASHFKVDHYTGNITMLKGTPAGTHVLRVKVQDNFRREMAIGETIITVVDLTLEAVMQSGSLRISNTTTHEMLQQQQPGSSGTSLYERLKKQIARIHIIPESQVDVFALKDVGGRNVDVRYNCHGSPYYTAARLDGVMLRRRQQVSEALGVDIPLVDINACLYEDTSPCGTNSCQHTMRPNLTSPLVVFSDTVTIVGVDIADDYACDCGALEPLPSVCFSGFCFNGGTCSVSNNTLTCDCLDGSNYGPRCELLTARFERGFAWYEPLTVCEYSSLSVTFETNDQSGVLLYMGPTVTSPWPGYPRDFLYVVLHSWVVETYLDLGTGTLNISIPIESNMERAFEYIITWNKNGVTAEVTDCGINVTLENLEPCKKSLPLPRLTSSPSHLLNVQGPLQIGGVAAMVSFPQLASSYSWTLTPPTVYPFSGCVLELRHNDQLYDLNATDFSKQTFQPCDAPRTSRVVLGQQSIIIILASLLCLLLLVVVILCLARHGKKSVSYPDLDRELVKETMGGTDLEGFGEKDVTHFDLKFLQVTPDGYLISGESLFVTQY